One window of Bacteroides sp. AN502(2024) genomic DNA carries:
- a CDS encoding acetyl-CoA carboxylase biotin carboxyl carrier protein subunit gives MEIHIGNRVAEVELVSKEDNKVVLTIDGKTFEADVVMAENGTCNILMDGRSSNAQLIRRDNGKSYKVNTHYSSFNVEIVDSQAKYLRMRKQGEEEQNDCITSPMPGKVVKIPVVAGQEMKAGDTAIVIEAMKMQSNYKVTSDCRIKEILVQEGDNITGEQTLITLEPIAQ, from the coding sequence ATGGAAATTCATATAGGAAACCGTGTAGCCGAAGTAGAGTTAGTCAGCAAGGAAGATAACAAGGTGGTGCTTACCATTGACGGAAAAACATTTGAAGCAGACGTAGTGATGGCGGAAAACGGCACTTGTAATATCTTGATGGACGGACGTAGTTCGAACGCACAGCTGATTCGCCGTGATAACGGGAAAAGCTATAAAGTAAATACGCATTATAGCAGTTTCAATGTAGAAATTGTGGACAGCCAGGCGAAATATCTGCGGATGCGCAAGCAAGGGGAAGAGGAACAGAACGACTGCATCACTTCTCCGATGCCGGGCAAGGTAGTGAAAATACCTGTTGTAGCCGGTCAGGAAATGAAAGCGGGAGATACCGCCATCGTTATCGAAGCAATGAAGATGCAGAGCAACTACAAAGTGACTTCGGATTGCCGCATCAAAGAAATTCTGGTTCAAGAAGGTGATAACATAACCGGTGAACAGACATTAATAACATTAGAACCGATTGCACAATAA
- a CDS encoding acyl-CoA carboxylase subunit beta, whose amino-acid sequence MEEMNKAYATFEERDRIASLGGGADKIEKQHENGKMTARERIEMLLDKGTFVELDKLMVHRCTNYGMDKNKIPGDGIVSGYGKIDGRQVFVYAYDFTVYGGSLSASNAKKIVKVQQLALKNGAPIIALNDSGGARIQEGIESLSGYADIFYQNTMASGVIPQISAILGPCAGGACYSPALTDFILMVKEKSHMFVTGPDVVKAVIHEEVSKEELGGAMTHSSKSGVTHFMCNSEEELLMSIRELLSFLPQNNMDETKKLPCTDETNREDASLDTIIPADPNVPYDMKDIIERVIDNGYFFEVMPHFAKNIIIGFARMAGRSVGIVANQPAYLAGVLDIDASDKASRFIRFCDCFNIPLITFEDVPGFLPGYTQENNGIIRHGAKIVYAFAEATVPKLTVITRKAYGGAYIVMNSKQTGADVNFAYPSAEIAVMGADGAINILFRKADEATKSKELEAYKAKFATPYQAAELGYIDEIIYPRQTRKRLIQALEMTENKMQTNPPKKHGNMPL is encoded by the coding sequence ATGGAAGAAATGAATAAAGCATACGCCACGTTCGAGGAACGTGACCGCATCGCTTCTCTTGGTGGAGGCGCTGATAAAATAGAGAAGCAACATGAAAACGGTAAAATGACTGCCCGCGAACGTATCGAGATGCTGCTCGACAAGGGTACTTTCGTTGAACTGGATAAGTTGATGGTTCACCGTTGTACAAACTATGGCATGGATAAGAACAAAATTCCGGGAGATGGTATCGTGTCCGGTTACGGAAAGATAGACGGTCGACAGGTGTTTGTTTACGCTTATGATTTTACAGTATATGGCGGCTCACTGTCAGCCTCCAATGCTAAAAAGATTGTGAAAGTACAACAACTTGCATTGAAGAACGGTGCCCCGATTATCGCTTTGAATGATTCGGGCGGTGCACGTATTCAGGAAGGAATCGAGAGCCTTTCCGGTTATGCTGATATTTTCTATCAGAACACAATGGCCAGTGGTGTGATTCCACAGATTTCAGCAATCTTGGGCCCTTGCGCCGGAGGTGCCTGCTACTCACCTGCCCTGACCGACTTCATCCTTATGGTGAAAGAAAAAAGTCATATGTTTGTGACGGGCCCGGATGTTGTAAAAGCGGTGATCCATGAGGAAGTAAGCAAAGAAGAACTTGGCGGAGCAATGACACATAGCAGCAAGAGCGGCGTGACTCACTTTATGTGCAACTCCGAAGAAGAATTGCTGATGAGTATCCGTGAACTGCTCTCTTTCCTGCCGCAGAATAATATGGATGAGACCAAGAAACTACCTTGTACCGACGAAACCAATCGCGAAGATGCTTCTCTGGATACGATTATTCCGGCAGACCCGAACGTACCGTATGACATGAAAGACATTATCGAACGCGTTATAGACAACGGTTATTTCTTCGAAGTGATGCCCCACTTTGCTAAAAATATCATCATCGGCTTTGCCCGCATGGCAGGTCGCTCGGTAGGTATTGTAGCCAATCAGCCGGCTTATCTTGCCGGTGTGCTCGATATTGATGCCAGCGACAAAGCAAGCCGTTTTATCCGTTTCTGCGATTGCTTCAATATCCCATTGATTACCTTTGAAGATGTTCCGGGATTCCTTCCGGGATACACGCAGGAAAACAATGGTATCATCCGTCACGGTGCAAAAATAGTTTATGCGTTTGCAGAAGCTACTGTTCCCAAACTGACTGTGATTACCCGCAAAGCTTACGGTGGTGCCTATATCGTAATGAACTCCAAGCAGACCGGAGCTGACGTGAACTTCGCTTACCCCAGTGCGGAAATTGCAGTAATGGGTGCAGACGGTGCCATCAATATCCTGTTCCGCAAAGCTGACGAAGCTACAAAGAGCAAGGAATTGGAAGCTTACAAAGCAAAGTTTGCGACTCCGTATCAGGCTGCCGAGCTGGGATATATTGACGAAATCATTTATCCGAGACAGACTCGCAAACGTCTCATCCAAGCACTGGAAATGACGGAAAACAAGATGCAGACAAACCCACCCAAGAAGCACGGTAATATGCCTTTATAA
- a CDS encoding N-acetylmuramoyl-L-alanine amidase, whose translation MKNKLYILLFLTFLFSGTTLWAQQKATPKAGEGISSFLWRHNRSPRKYYDDFIELNKQKLGKNNVLKVGVTYVIPPPKAKSTKKGTALNEPLFGKQLADVKVTSSRLAGACFYVVSGHGGPDPGAIGKSGTHELHEDEYAYDIALRLARNLMQEGAEVRIIIQDAKDGIRDDSYLSNSKRETCMGDPIPLKQVQRLQQRCDKINAFYRKDRKNYSYCRAIFIHIDSRSKGKRTDVFFYYSNKKGDSKRLANHMKDTFESKYDKHQPNRGFSGTVSGRNLYVLSHTTPASVFVELGNIQNTFDQRRLVMKSNRQALAKWMMEGFLKDYKEKK comes from the coding sequence ATGAAAAATAAACTCTATATTCTTTTATTCTTAACTTTTCTTTTTTCGGGCACGACTCTTTGGGCACAGCAGAAGGCAACTCCGAAGGCGGGTGAAGGCATCTCTTCTTTTCTGTGGAGGCACAACCGTTCTCCGAGGAAGTATTACGATGATTTTATTGAGCTGAATAAACAGAAACTGGGAAAGAACAATGTGCTTAAAGTGGGCGTGACGTATGTGATCCCTCCTCCGAAAGCTAAATCAACGAAAAAGGGAACTGCCCTCAATGAGCCTCTGTTTGGAAAGCAACTGGCTGATGTGAAAGTCACTTCCAGCCGTCTTGCCGGTGCTTGCTTCTATGTGGTCAGCGGACATGGAGGTCCTGATCCGGGTGCTATCGGGAAAAGTGGTACACACGAATTACACGAAGATGAATACGCTTATGATATTGCTCTCCGTCTGGCACGTAACCTGATGCAGGAAGGGGCCGAAGTCCGTATAATCATTCAAGATGCTAAAGATGGTATCCGTGATGACTCATACCTGTCAAACAGTAAACGGGAGACTTGTATGGGCGACCCGATTCCTTTGAAACAGGTGCAACGTTTACAGCAACGTTGCGATAAAATAAATGCCTTTTACAGGAAAGACCGTAAGAACTACTCTTATTGCAGGGCGATTTTTATTCATATCGATAGCCGTAGTAAAGGAAAACGAACGGATGTCTTTTTCTATTATTCGAATAAAAAGGGAGACAGCAAACGGTTGGCGAATCACATGAAAGACACGTTTGAGTCAAAGTATGATAAGCATCAACCTAACCGGGGTTTTTCCGGCACAGTGAGCGGGCGTAACTTATACGTACTTTCTCATACCACTCCCGCTTCCGTTTTTGTGGAGTTGGGGAATATCCAGAATACGTTCGATCAGCGCCGGTTGGTGATGAAATCCAATCGTCAGGCACTCGCCAAATGGATGATGGAAGGCTTCCTGAAAGATTATAAGGAGAAAAAATGA
- a CDS encoding O-acetylhomoserine aminocarboxypropyltransferase/cysteine synthase family protein, whose protein sequence is MAKQFKPETLCVQAGWTPKKGEPRVLPIYQSTTFKYDTSEQMARLFDLEDSGYFYTRLQNPTNDAVAAKIAALEGGVAAMLTSSGQAANFYAIFNICQAGDHFVCSSAIYGGTFNLFGVTMKKLGIDVTFVHPDASEEEISAAFKPNTKALFGETISNPSLEVLDIEKFARIAHSHGVPLIVDNTFPTPINCRPFEWGADIVVHSTTKYMDGHATSVGGCIVDSGNFDWDAHAEKFPGLCTPDESYHGLAYTKAFGKGAYITKATAQLMRDLGSIPSPQNSFLLNLGLETLHLRMPQHCRNAQKVAEYLSKNEKVAWINYCGLPDNKYYSLAQKYMPNGSCGVISFGLKGGRDVSIKFMDSLEFIAIVTHVADARSCVLHPASHTHRQLTDEQLIEAGVRPDLIRLSVGIENADDIIADIEQALNA, encoded by the coding sequence ATGGCAAAACAATTCAAACCGGAAACTCTGTGTGTACAGGCAGGATGGACGCCTAAAAAAGGCGAACCACGCGTATTACCCATCTATCAAAGTACAACTTTCAAATACGACACCAGCGAGCAGATGGCCCGGCTGTTCGACCTGGAAGACAGTGGTTACTTTTATACCCGCCTGCAAAATCCAACGAATGACGCTGTTGCCGCCAAAATTGCCGCTCTTGAAGGCGGTGTAGCCGCTATGTTGACTTCCAGCGGTCAGGCTGCCAACTTCTATGCCATTTTTAATATCTGTCAGGCAGGAGATCATTTTGTCTGCTCTTCCGCTATTTACGGAGGTACGTTCAACCTGTTTGGCGTGACCATGAAGAAGCTAGGTATCGATGTGACTTTCGTTCATCCGGATGCCAGCGAAGAAGAGATCTCTGCAGCTTTCAAACCGAATACAAAAGCTTTATTCGGTGAAACGATTTCCAACCCTTCTCTTGAAGTACTGGATATTGAGAAGTTCGCACGCATCGCACACAGTCACGGAGTTCCCTTGATTGTTGACAACACTTTCCCGACTCCGATCAACTGCCGCCCGTTTGAATGGGGAGCTGACATCGTGGTGCATTCCACCACCAAATATATGGATGGACATGCCACAAGTGTAGGTGGCTGTATCGTAGACAGCGGCAATTTTGACTGGGATGCTCATGCTGAAAAATTCCCGGGACTTTGTACTCCGGACGAGTCATACCACGGACTGGCTTATACGAAAGCATTCGGCAAAGGTGCTTATATCACCAAAGCAACCGCCCAACTGATGCGTGACCTCGGTAGCATCCCTAGTCCGCAAAATTCTTTCTTATTGAATCTGGGACTTGAAACGTTACACCTGCGTATGCCTCAACACTGCCGTAACGCACAGAAAGTAGCCGAATATCTTTCTAAAAATGAGAAAGTTGCCTGGATAAACTATTGCGGATTGCCGGATAACAAATATTACAGCCTCGCACAGAAATATATGCCGAACGGTTCCTGCGGAGTAATCTCCTTCGGACTGAAGGGCGGACGTGACGTATCTATCAAGTTTATGGATTCATTGGAGTTTATCGCTATCGTTACTCACGTGGCGGATGCACGCAGTTGCGTCCTCCATCCGGCAAGCCATACTCACCGCCAGTTGACAGATGAGCAACTGATAGAAGCAGGTGTACGCCCGGACTTGATCCGCCTATCGGTAGGCATCGAAAATGCAGATGATATTATTGCTGATATCGAACAAGCACTGAACGCATAA
- a CDS encoding anion permease yields METIYLCIIIFLFVLAIFDLIVGVSNDAVNFLNSAVGAKAASFKTILFIAGIGIFMGASLSNGMMDIARHGIYQPEHFYFAEIMCILLAVMLTDVVLLDVFNSMGMPTSTTVSLVFELLGGTFALSLIKVHNSDTLTLGDLVNTDKALSVIMAIFVSVAIAFFFGILVQWLARVIFTFNYTKKMKYSIALFGGIATTAIIYFMLIKGLKDSSFMTLENKHWIQDNTLMLITVSFVFFTVLMQILHWLKINVFKVVVLMGTFALALAFAGNDLVNFIGVPLAGFSSFMDYTANGAGNPNGFLMTSLLGPAKTPWYFLIGAGAIMVYALCASKKAHAVIKTSVDLSRQDEGEEAFGSTPIARTVVRISMALANGISRIMTDGSKKWLDSRFRKDEAIIADGAAFDLVRASVNLVLAGLLIALGTSLKLPLSTTYVTFMVAMGTSLADRAWGRDSAVYRITGVLSVIGGWFITAGAAFTICFFVALVLHYGGSISIIVLIGIAVFILIRSQVMYKKRKAKEQGDETLKQLMQTTDSTEALQLMRKHTREELSKVLEYAETNFELTVTSFLHENLRGLRRAMGATKFEKQLIKQMKRSGTVAMCRLDNNTVLEKGLYYYQGNDFASELVYSISRLCEPCFEHTDNNFNPLDAIQKGEFSDVTEDITYLIHQCRKKMESNEYNDIEGEIRRANDLNEQLSLLKRKELQRIQSQSGSIRVSMVYLTMIQEAQNVVTYTINLMKVSRKFQMETEMP; encoded by the coding sequence ATGGAGACTATTTACTTGTGCATTATCATTTTCCTTTTCGTCTTGGCTATCTTCGATCTGATAGTGGGAGTCAGTAACGACGCAGTTAACTTTTTAAACTCAGCGGTAGGTGCCAAGGCTGCTTCGTTTAAAACCATCCTTTTCATAGCCGGAATTGGAATATTCATGGGTGCTTCCCTGTCCAACGGTATGATGGACATTGCCCGGCATGGCATCTATCAGCCTGAACACTTCTACTTTGCCGAAATCATGTGTATTCTGCTGGCTGTCATGCTGACTGACGTAGTACTGCTGGACGTCTTTAATTCCATGGGGATGCCCACCTCCACCACCGTATCATTGGTCTTTGAACTACTCGGAGGAACATTCGCCCTCTCTCTCATCAAAGTACACAATAGCGACACCCTAACTTTGGGAGACCTCGTCAACACCGATAAAGCCCTCTCCGTCATCATGGCGATTTTCGTCTCCGTCGCTATCGCCTTCTTCTTTGGAATACTGGTACAATGGCTTGCCCGTGTGATCTTCACCTTCAACTATACGAAAAAAATGAAATATAGCATCGCCCTCTTTGGAGGGATAGCTACGACTGCCATCATCTATTTTATGCTTATCAAAGGACTGAAAGACAGCTCCTTCATGACTCTCGAAAACAAACACTGGATACAAGATAACACACTGATGCTCATCACCGTTTCCTTTGTATTCTTCACCGTACTGATGCAAATCCTTCACTGGCTGAAAATCAATGTTTTCAAAGTCGTTGTGCTGATGGGAACCTTCGCCCTTGCCCTTGCTTTTGCCGGTAACGACCTTGTCAACTTTATCGGTGTTCCCCTCGCAGGTTTCTCCTCTTTCATGGACTATACCGCCAACGGAGCAGGAAATCCGAACGGATTCCTGATGACTTCCTTGCTGGGACCCGCCAAAACCCCGTGGTATTTTCTTATCGGAGCCGGAGCCATCATGGTTTACGCCCTCTGCGCTTCTAAAAAAGCACACGCTGTAATAAAAACATCCGTCGACCTTTCCCGCCAGGATGAAGGAGAAGAGGCATTCGGAAGTACCCCGATCGCCCGCACAGTAGTTCGAATCAGTATGGCACTTGCCAACGGAATCTCCCGAATAATGACGGATGGCAGCAAAAAATGGCTTGACTCCCGCTTTCGCAAAGACGAAGCAATCATTGCCGACGGGGCTGCTTTTGACCTTGTTCGCGCTTCTGTCAATCTCGTGTTGGCTGGTCTGCTTATCGCCTTGGGAACTTCCCTAAAACTTCCTCTTTCCACCACCTACGTAACTTTCATGGTAGCTATGGGTACCTCCTTGGCCGACCGCGCCTGGGGACGTGACTCAGCCGTTTACCGCATTACCGGTGTATTAAGCGTCATTGGAGGTTGGTTCATCACCGCTGGAGCCGCCTTCACCATCTGTTTTTTCGTAGCTCTCGTACTCCATTATGGAGGCAGCATCTCAATCATCGTCCTCATCGGTATAGCTGTATTCATCTTGATTCGTAGTCAGGTGATGTACAAGAAACGCAAAGCGAAAGAACAAGGTGACGAAACGCTGAAACAACTGATGCAAACCACAGACAGCACAGAAGCCCTCCAACTGATGCGTAAGCACACCCGCGAAGAACTTTCTAAAGTATTGGAATATGCAGAGACAAATTTCGAACTGACTGTCACTTCATTTCTGCATGAAAATCTGAGAGGGTTACGTCGTGCCATGGGGGCTACTAAATTTGAGAAACAGCTCATTAAACAGATGAAACGTTCGGGCACTGTCGCCATGTGTCGTCTTGACAATAACACCGTACTCGAAAAAGGACTTTATTACTATCAAGGCAACGACTTCGCCAGCGAATTGGTCTACAGTATTTCCCGACTCTGCGAACCTTGCTTCGAACATACCGACAACAATTTCAACCCATTGGATGCCATTCAGAAAGGCGAATTCAGCGATGTGACCGAAGATATCACCTATCTGATTCATCAGTGTCGTAAGAAAATGGAAAGCAATGAGTACAATGACATAGAAGGAGAAATCCGTCGTGCCAATGACCTCAACGAACAGCTTTCACTATTGAAACGTAAGGAACTGCAACGTATTCAAAGCCAGTCAGGAAGCATCCGGGTAAGCATGGTGTATCTCACAATGATTCAGGAAGCACAGAACGTAGTCACTTATACCATCAATTTGATGAAAGTAAGCCGTAAATTCCAGATGGAAACTGAAATGCCGTAA
- a CDS encoding RNA degradosome polyphosphate kinase has translation MESKYNYFKRDISWLSFNYRVLLEALDERLPLYERINFISIYSSNLEEFYKIRVADHKAVASGATESDEETVQSARKLVEEINKEVTRQLDDRVRIYEEKLLPALRKNHIIFYQDSHVEPFHQQFIKDFFREEIFPYLQPVPVFKDKIVSFLRDNRLYLAIRVYPKREIADTNLTESRQPLYFVMKQPYAKVPRFIELPPREKNHYLMFTEDIIKANLNLIFPGYDVDSSYCIKISRDADILIDDTTSSADLVAQLKKKVKKRKIGDVCRFVYDRGMPHDFLDFLVDAFHIQRDELVPGDKHLNLEDLRHLPNPNKSLYSIEKPKPMKLTILDEKESIFNYVAKKDLLLYYPYHSFEHFIHFLYEAVHNSETREIMVTQYRVAENSAVINTLIAAAQNGKKVTVFVELKARFDEENNLATAEMMQAAGIKIIYSIPGLKVHAKVALIRRRGLNGEKIPSYAYISTGNFNEKTATLYADCGLFTCRPKIVTDLYNLFRTLQGKEDSKFTTLLVARFNLIPELNRLIDREISLADAGKQGRIILKMNALQDSAMIDRLYEASEHGVQIDLIVRGICCLIPGQPYSRNIRVTRIVDSFLEHARIWYFGNDGKPKVFMGSPDWMRRNLYRRIEAVTPVLASDLRDSLIEMLNIQLSDNQKACWVDGNLRNIFKKRTPGTLAVRAQYTFYDWLNKSS, from the coding sequence ATGGAAAGCAAATATAATTATTTCAAGCGAGATATCAGTTGGCTCTCATTCAATTATCGCGTATTGTTGGAGGCTCTGGATGAGCGTTTGCCGCTCTACGAACGTATTAACTTCATCTCTATCTACTCTTCCAACCTCGAAGAGTTCTATAAAATTCGTGTAGCCGACCATAAAGCTGTTGCCTCCGGTGCTACGGAAAGTGATGAAGAGACTGTACAATCCGCCCGCAAGCTAGTAGAAGAAATCAATAAAGAAGTTACCCGCCAGCTGGATGACCGTGTGCGTATTTATGAAGAGAAGCTATTACCTGCCCTGCGCAAGAATCACATCATCTTTTATCAGGACAGCCATGTAGAACCCTTCCACCAGCAGTTTATTAAAGACTTTTTTCGAGAAGAGATTTTTCCCTACCTGCAACCCGTGCCTGTATTCAAAGATAAAATAGTTTCCTTCCTGCGGGATAATCGTCTTTACTTAGCAATACGAGTCTATCCGAAGAGAGAAATAGCAGATACAAATCTAACAGAATCCCGGCAGCCCCTTTACTTCGTGATGAAGCAACCATACGCCAAAGTACCTCGCTTCATCGAACTTCCCCCTCGTGAGAAAAACCATTACCTGATGTTTACCGAAGATATTATCAAGGCAAACCTCAACCTGATTTTCCCCGGGTACGACGTTGATTCCAGCTATTGCATCAAAATCTCCCGTGATGCTGACATACTGATTGACGACACCACCAGCAGTGCCGACTTGGTAGCCCAACTCAAGAAGAAAGTGAAGAAACGCAAGATCGGTGATGTCTGCCGTTTCGTCTACGACCGTGGTATGCCTCATGACTTTCTGGATTTTCTGGTAGATGCTTTCCATATTCAGCGTGATGAGCTTGTTCCCGGTGACAAGCACTTGAATCTCGAAGACCTGCGTCATCTTCCCAACCCGAACAAATCTCTTTACAGCATCGAAAAGCCGAAGCCCATGAAGTTGACCATTCTTGATGAAAAAGAGTCCATCTTCAACTACGTCGCCAAGAAGGACCTGTTATTGTATTACCCTTATCACTCTTTCGAGCATTTCATCCATTTCCTATATGAAGCCGTACACAATTCGGAAACTCGTGAAATTATGGTGACCCAATACCGCGTAGCCGAAAACTCCGCCGTCATCAACACTCTGATAGCCGCTGCCCAAAACGGAAAGAAAGTCACCGTATTCGTGGAACTGAAAGCCCGTTTTGATGAAGAAAACAACCTTGCCACGGCCGAAATGATGCAAGCCGCCGGCATTAAAATAATATACAGCATACCCGGTCTGAAAGTACACGCCAAAGTAGCCCTTATTCGCCGCCGCGGACTGAACGGTGAAAAAATACCCAGCTACGCCTATATTAGTACCGGCAACTTTAATGAGAAGACCGCTACCCTCTATGCAGATTGTGGGCTCTTCACCTGTCGTCCGAAGATAGTGACCGACCTCTATAACCTTTTCCGCACCCTGCAAGGCAAAGAAGACTCGAAGTTCACCACCCTTCTTGTAGCCCGTTTCAACCTCATCCCCGAGCTGAACCGCCTGATCGATCGTGAAATCTCCCTCGCCGACGCAGGCAAACAAGGACGCATCATCCTAAAAATGAACGCTCTCCAAGACTCCGCTATGATCGACCGTCTCTACGAAGCCTCCGAACATGGCGTGCAAATCGACCTTATCGTCCGTGGAATCTGTTGCCTCATCCCCGGACAGCCATACAGCCGTAACATCCGTGTTACCCGTATTGTAGACAGCTTCCTCGAACACGCTCGTATCTGGTACTTCGGCAACGATGGCAAACCCAAAGTCTTCATGGGTTCTCCCGACTGGATGCGCCGTAACCTCTACCGTCGCATCGAGGCCGTCACTCCTGTTCTTGCTTCAGATCTGCGTGACAGCCTTATCGAAATGCTCAATATCCAACTCTCCGACAACCAGAAAGCCTGTTGGGTAGACGGTAACCTGCGAAACATATTCAAGAAAAGAACGCCCGGTACCCTCGCTGTCCGAGCCCAATACACCTTCTACGACTGGTTGAACAAAAGTAGTTAA
- a CDS encoding metallophosphoesterase has product MTRIGLLSDTHAYWDEKYLEYFEPCDEIWHAGDIGSLEVAEKFTAFRPFRAVYGNIDGQEIRKLYPQINRFTVDGAEVLIKHIGGYPGKYDPSIIGSLMTRPPKLFISGHSHILKVKYDKTLDMLHINPGAAGMYGFHKVRTLVRFVINQGTFQDLEVIELADK; this is encoded by the coding sequence ATGACAAGAATTGGATTATTATCTGATACTCACGCTTACTGGGACGAGAAATATCTGGAATATTTTGAACCGTGTGACGAAATCTGGCATGCCGGAGACATCGGTTCGCTGGAGGTAGCGGAAAAGTTTACCGCCTTCCGTCCATTCCGGGCGGTATATGGAAATATTGACGGACAGGAAATCAGAAAGCTGTATCCGCAAATAAACCGTTTCACGGTGGATGGTGCAGAAGTGCTGATTAAACATATCGGCGGTTATCCGGGAAAGTACGATCCTTCCATCATCGGCAGTCTGATGACACGTCCGCCCAAACTTTTTATCAGCGGACATTCTCATATACTAAAGGTGAAATATGATAAAACCCTGGATATGCTACATATTAATCCCGGAGCTGCCGGCATGTACGGGTTTCATAAGGTACGGACTTTGGTGCGTTTTGTTATCAATCAGGGAACCTTTCAGGACTTGGAAGTCATTGAACTGGCGGACAAATAA
- the rfbA gene encoding glucose-1-phosphate thymidylyltransferase RfbA, with product MKGIILAGGSATRLYPLSKAISKQIMPVYDKPMIYYPLSTLMLAGIREVLIISTPRDLPMFRDLLGTGEELGMSFSYKIQEQPNGLAQAFVLGADFLNGEPGCLILGDNMFYGQGFSAMLRRAAHIEKGACIFGYYVKNPRAYGVVEFDKQGKVISLEEKPEVPKSNYAVPGLYFYDASVTKKAATLRPSARGEYEITDLNRLYLEEGTLKVELFGRGFAWLDTGNCNSLLEASNFVATIQNRQGFYVSCIEEIAWRQGWIPTEQLLLLGQQLEKTEYGKYLIELAKQS from the coding sequence ATGAAAGGAATTATTCTAGCCGGTGGTAGTGCCACCCGACTTTATCCGCTCTCCAAAGCGATTTCTAAACAAATCATGCCTGTGTATGACAAGCCGATGATTTATTATCCGCTGTCAACACTCATGTTGGCAGGAATACGCGAAGTGTTGATTATTTCAACGCCACGCGACTTGCCGATGTTCCGCGACTTGCTGGGCACAGGTGAAGAACTGGGTATGTCTTTCTCCTATAAAATACAGGAACAACCTAACGGACTGGCACAGGCTTTCGTATTGGGAGCCGATTTCCTGAACGGTGAACCAGGCTGTCTGATTCTTGGGGATAATATGTTTTACGGACAAGGCTTCTCCGCCATGCTCCGCCGGGCCGCCCACATAGAAAAAGGCGCCTGCATCTTCGGTTACTACGTAAAAAACCCACGCGCTTATGGTGTAGTGGAATTTGACAAACAGGGAAAGGTAATCTCACTGGAAGAAAAGCCGGAAGTGCCGAAAAGTAATTATGCCGTCCCCGGACTTTATTTCTACGATGCCAGTGTAACGAAAAAAGCAGCGACCCTTCGTCCTTCAGCACGTGGAGAATATGAGATAACAGACTTGAATCGTTTGTATCTGGAAGAAGGCACATTAAAAGTAGAACTTTTCGGACGCGGATTTGCATGGCTCGACACAGGCAACTGCAACAGTCTGCTGGAAGCTTCCAATTTCGTGGCTACTATTCAGAACCGGCAAGGTTTTTACGTCAGCTGTATTGAAGAGATCGCTTGGCGTCAGGGATGGATTCCGACGGAACAGTTACTTCTACTGGGTCAACAACTCGAAAAAACCGAGTATGGAAAGTACCTCATCGAATTGGCTAAACAATCCTAA